One part of the Sorangiineae bacterium MSr11954 genome encodes these proteins:
- a CDS encoding type VI secretion system baseplate subunit TssF: MFERTFQTELDYLYQLCEELGRTYPRVAPVLGRDADPGVSRLVQSLAFGFARLRERLDDELPEVIHPVMETLCPALLRAFPSATMLELEPTLKIRTRQIVEKGRAFDSRPVEGVRCAFASTEACIMQPIALRDVVLHGAERRQILLVFELFEGARLADVDSIGLYFAGDLPGALDLRAHLLEETDKVLARAGEREVRLGGPSGRDVYRRPGFADPLGSLGPPGSLGSGASRLGGPLLLAREYFAFPNKFARLELGPLQLSGLGDAERFEIEIRLAEPIPAHVTVDPTSIRMHAVPAIQISAPTPVTVRTEPEDDRWALRALVPGDDTEIVSVEKVAVVERGTLKSKPIPSWGELIPPPLEATEDAVLFYELARRRSAVGPTLDIELTFGTALRSCPPGGDIEVTLVTTQLRRAAQLGIGDVCESTKSANAVIAYRNVIPVTRAAPAVLEGDRLWHFYRYFKLGLPSLAERNELAALLARANLPAWGRWPGAKESATDFEALLDVRWRRTHLTDLGADTSADLRAVARIGIELEVVVDESRFAGRGDLHLFGEVVEQLFAGAASEDDSIRLVLLRRDGAVLFSYDLRHGTRAP, encoded by the coding sequence ATGTTCGAAAGGACGTTTCAGACCGAGCTCGATTACCTCTATCAACTCTGCGAAGAGCTCGGGCGCACCTACCCTCGCGTGGCGCCGGTGCTGGGCCGCGACGCCGATCCGGGCGTGTCGCGGCTGGTGCAGAGCCTCGCCTTTGGTTTTGCGCGGCTGCGCGAGCGCCTCGACGACGAGCTGCCGGAGGTGATCCACCCCGTGATGGAGACGCTCTGCCCCGCGCTCCTCCGCGCCTTCCCCAGCGCCACCATGCTCGAGCTCGAGCCGACCCTCAAGATCCGCACCCGCCAGATCGTCGAGAAGGGACGGGCCTTCGACAGCCGCCCGGTCGAGGGCGTGCGCTGCGCGTTTGCCAGCACCGAAGCGTGCATCATGCAGCCGATTGCCCTGCGCGACGTGGTGCTCCATGGCGCCGAGCGGCGGCAGATCCTGCTCGTGTTCGAGCTCTTCGAAGGCGCCAGGCTCGCCGATGTCGACTCCATCGGCCTCTACTTTGCCGGCGATCTCCCGGGCGCCCTGGATTTGCGCGCGCACCTCCTCGAGGAGACGGACAAGGTGCTCGCGCGCGCGGGTGAGCGCGAGGTGCGGCTCGGTGGTCCGTCCGGGCGCGATGTCTACCGGCGCCCCGGCTTTGCCGATCCGCTTGGTTCGCTTGGTCCGCCTGGTTCGCTTGGTTCGGGCGCGAGTCGGCTGGGCGGGCCGCTGCTCCTCGCGCGCGAGTACTTCGCCTTTCCGAACAAGTTTGCGCGCCTCGAGCTGGGGCCGCTCCAGCTCTCCGGCCTGGGCGACGCGGAGCGGTTCGAGATCGAGATACGCCTGGCCGAGCCGATTCCGGCGCACGTGACCGTGGATCCCACGTCGATCCGCATGCACGCCGTGCCGGCCATTCAAATCTCGGCCCCCACGCCGGTGACCGTGCGCACGGAGCCGGAGGACGATCGCTGGGCGCTGCGCGCGCTCGTCCCGGGGGACGATACGGAGATTGTTTCGGTCGAGAAGGTGGCCGTGGTGGAGCGAGGCACCTTGAAGTCCAAGCCGATCCCCTCGTGGGGCGAGCTGATCCCGCCGCCGCTCGAGGCCACCGAGGACGCGGTGCTCTTCTACGAGCTCGCGCGGCGCCGCTCGGCCGTGGGCCCCACCCTCGACATCGAGCTCACCTTCGGCACGGCCCTGCGCTCGTGCCCCCCGGGCGGCGATATCGAGGTGACCTTGGTGACCACCCAACTTCGGCGCGCCGCGCAGCTGGGGATCGGCGACGTGTGCGAGTCCACCAAATCCGCCAACGCCGTCATCGCCTATCGGAACGTGATCCCCGTGACCCGCGCGGCGCCCGCGGTGCTGGAGGGCGATCGCCTCTGGCATTTCTACCGCTACTTCAAGCTGGGGCTCCCCTCGCTGGCGGAGCGAAACGAGCTCGCGGCGCTGCTCGCGCGCGCCAACTTGCCGGCGTGGGGACGGTGGCCCGGCGCCAAAGAGAGCGCCACCGACTTCGAAGCCCTGCTCGACGTGCGATGGCGCCGCACCCACCTCACGGATCTTGGCGCGGACACGAGCGCGGACCTTCGGGCGGTCGCGCGCATCGGCATCGAGCTGGAGGTGGTCGTCGATGAATCGCGCTTCGCCGGCAGAGGCGATCTGCACCTCTTTGGCGAGGTGGTGGAGCAGCTCTTTGCGGGCGCCGCCAGCGAGGACGACTCCATCCGCCTGGTCCTTCTCCGCCGCGACGGCGCGGTGCTCTTCTCCTACGACCTTCGCCATGGAACGCGCGCACCATGA
- the tssG gene encoding type VI secretion system baseplate subunit TssG yields MKRNLGHLTNLDELVRRAPELPFAILIEQLERLLGPDAVPVGELGPARAERIRFRHDIRPIFHAGDVTELRIIDVYDDFTGRKGEPTFEVSTTFLGVVGTVSPLASFFTEDALRAAANEDDPVLALYDVFHHRLISLFLRASRRVGLSASLTGGGRDTSTRRALALVGGAALASDVPAIAPLMRLGRARLFAQRPRGRTALVEALALAFPELSVRIVEAPWRDIALAPSETTLLGERRNRLGEVVLGGVLTKQAGLVVLWIAPVGREMLARLVPSGADHARLRYVIEEVTGGFVDVAIEIEVRPGEEPRLVLGEDEATLGGTAALGQRSADDPPMIVRVELSAGDEGAVTWSFRASPLAPGSRPARA; encoded by the coding sequence ATGAAACGCAACCTCGGCCACCTCACGAACCTCGACGAGCTCGTTCGACGGGCCCCAGAGCTCCCGTTCGCGATCCTGATCGAGCAGCTCGAGCGCCTGCTCGGCCCCGACGCCGTGCCCGTGGGCGAGCTCGGGCCCGCGCGCGCCGAGCGGATTCGCTTCCGTCATGACATTCGCCCCATCTTTCACGCGGGCGATGTCACCGAGCTGCGGATCATCGACGTGTACGACGACTTCACCGGGCGCAAAGGCGAGCCGACCTTCGAGGTGTCGACGACCTTCCTAGGGGTCGTGGGCACCGTGTCGCCGCTGGCCAGCTTCTTCACGGAGGACGCGCTCCGCGCCGCCGCGAACGAGGACGACCCCGTCCTCGCGCTCTACGACGTGTTCCATCACCGCCTCATCTCGTTGTTCTTGCGCGCCTCGCGGCGGGTGGGGCTCTCGGCGAGCCTCACGGGCGGCGGGCGCGATACCTCGACCCGGCGGGCGCTCGCGCTCGTGGGCGGCGCCGCGCTCGCGTCCGACGTTCCCGCCATCGCGCCGCTGATGCGCCTCGGGCGCGCGCGCCTCTTTGCGCAGAGGCCGCGCGGGCGCACGGCGCTGGTCGAAGCGTTGGCCCTGGCCTTTCCGGAGCTGTCGGTCCGCATCGTGGAGGCGCCTTGGCGCGACATTGCGCTGGCGCCCTCGGAGACGACCCTCCTCGGCGAGCGACGCAACCGGCTCGGCGAGGTGGTGCTCGGCGGCGTGCTCACCAAGCAGGCGGGCCTGGTGGTCCTCTGGATTGCCCCCGTGGGGCGCGAGATGCTCGCCCGCCTGGTGCCGAGCGGCGCCGATCATGCGCGCCTGCGTTATGTCATCGAAGAGGTCACGGGCGGGTTCGTGGACGTGGCCATCGAAATCGAAGTGCGCCCCGGTGAGGAGCCGCGCCTGGTGCTCGGGGAAGACGAAGCCACCCTCGGCGGCACGGCGGCCCTCGGGCAACGCTCGGCCGACGATCCGCCGATGATCGTGCGGGTGGAGCTCAGCGCTGGCGACGAGGGGGCGGTGACTTGGTCTTTTCGGGCTTCTCCTTTGGCTCCGGGTTCGCGGCCAGCTCGGGCTTAG